Part of the Methanobrevibacter boviskoreani JH1 genome is shown below.
ATTTTTAAAATAATTTATTCTCCTTATTCTTTTTTATTCTATTAAATTATATATTATAATAACTTATTCAAATTCAAATTATTTTTAACTTCTAATTTCATATTAAACTTTTATAAAAATTTTACAATATAAAAGAATACTTTTATAAATGTTAAAATTATACTCATAAATGACAGATAAAAATTATTAATAAATTATCTAGGATGTTCTTATGGGAAAAAGTAGATATAAATTAAATGAAATTTATGAGAAATTGCTTGACGCATATTCTTATCAAGGATGGTGGCCTATAATAAATTATAAAGGTGAAACTCCTAATAAAAAAGGTTCAATAAAAGGTTATCACCCAAATGACTATGACTTTCCAAGAGATAATAATGAGCAGTTTGAAATTATCATTGGAACTATACTTACTCAGAATACCTCATGGCTATCTGTTGAGAAATCTTTAAATAATTTAAATAAAATCATTGATTTTACTGAGGGTAATTTATCTTTAAAATTCAAAGAATTATTGGAAACGGAAGAAGACCTTGTTAAAAATGCCATTAAACCTGCAGGTTATTATAATCAGAAATTTGTTTATCTAAAAAATATCACTGATTTTTATATTAGCTTGGATGGAAGGAAGCCTGGAAGATCCGAAGTTTTAAGTGTAAAGGGAGTAGGTAATGAAACCGCAGACTCTATTCTATTATATGCCTATGGTATGCATGAATTTGTTGTAGATACATATACT
Proteins encoded:
- a CDS encoding endonuclease III domain-containing protein; amino-acid sequence: MGKSRYKLNEIYEKLLDAYSYQGWWPIINYKGETPNKKGSIKGYHPNDYDFPRDNNEQFEIIIGTILTQNTSWLSVEKSLNNLNKIIDFTEGNLSLKFKELLETEEDLVKNAIKPAGYYNQKFVYLKNITDFYISLDGRKPGRSEVLSVKGVGNETADSILLYAYGMHEFVVDTYTRRIFVNLNYIDKKDSYIKIKKFFQHNFNGGVNEYQEFHGLIVEHAKHYYSKKPYGVDDKLLEEYKLI